In a genomic window of Festucalex cinctus isolate MCC-2025b chromosome 11, RoL_Fcin_1.0, whole genome shotgun sequence:
- the LOC144030979 gene encoding high-affinity choline transporter 1-like: MTIHVEGLVAIVVFYLVILFVGIWAAWKNKNSGVGDGGDRSESIMVGGRDIGLFVGVFTMTATWVGGGYINGTAEYVYLPDYGLAWAQAPFGYALSLVLGGLFFAKPMRSRGYVTMLDPFQQLYGKRMGGLLFIPAVMGEIFWSAAILSALGATLSVIVDININMSVVISALIAIFYTLVGGLYSVAYTDVVQLFCIFVGLWISVPFALSNPAVSDISVTAREAIHQSPWLGKIEPADKWLWADNFCLLMLGGIPWQVYFQRVLSASSATYAQVLSFLAAFGCLVMAVPSILIGAIGASTDWNQTSYGALPPKDKDESDMILPIVLQHLCPPYVSFFGLGAVSAAVMSSADSSILSASSMFARNIYQLAFRQSASDREIVWVMRLTIFVFGALATAMALLTGTVYGLWYLSSDLVYVIVFPQLLSVLFVKGTNTYGSVAAYVFGLLLRIGGGEPYLKLPPFIYYPGWVIQEKIHHLTGDVEYFVQQRFPFKTVSMAASFLANVAFSYLTKYIFESGTLSHKYDFLDAVVSKHSKEIMDKATLVSHDNIILSEMAPVKQALGASLAATFTNREVLSNDEVSSPEEFPDEN, encoded by the exons ATGACCATCCACGTCGAGGGTCTGGTGGCCATTGTGGTTTTTTATCTGGTGATTCTCTTCGTGGGCATTTGGGCGGCGTGGAAGAACAAGAACTCCGGAGTGGGTGATGGCGGGGACCGGAGCGAAAGCATCATGGTCGGGGGCCGGGACATTGGCTTGTTTGTGGGTGTATTCACGATGACCG CTACTTGGGTAGGTGGTGGCTACATCAATGGGACAGCTGAGTATGTCTACTTGCCTGACTATGGCTTGGCTTGGGCCCAGGCACCATTTGGTTATGCTCTCAGCCTGGTACTGG GTGGCCTTTTCTTTGCCAAACCCATGCGATCCCGTGGCTATGTCACAATGCTGGATCCTTTCCAACAGCTGTATGGAAAGAGGATGGGGGGTCTGCTTTTCATCCCTGCTGTCATGGGTGAAATCTTTTGGTCTGCAGCCATTTTATCTGCCTTGG GGGCCACTCTGAGTGTGATCGTGGACATAAACATCAACATGTCAGTGGTGATCTCAGCCCTGATTGCTATCTTCTACACTCTTGTGGGAGGACTCTACTCTGTTGCTTACACAGACGTAGTTCAACTCTTCTGCATCTTTGTGGGTTTG TGGATCAGTGTGCCTTTTGCGTTGTCCAATCCTGCCGTGTCAGACATCAGCGTCACAGCCAGGGAGGCGATCCACCAGTCACCCTGGCTGGGAAAGATTGAGCCTGCAGACAAATGGCTCTGGGCAGATAATTTCTGTTTGCTG ATGTTGGGGGGGATTCCCTGGCAAGTCTATTTTCAACGGGTTCTTTCTGCCTCTTCAGCTACCTACGCCCAGGTCCTTTCCTTCCTCGCTGCTTTCGGCTGTTTGGTCATGGCAGTTCCCTCCATCCTCATAGGAGCTATAGGGGCATCCACTG ACTGGAACCAGACCTCTTATGGGGCCCTCCCTCCAAAGGATAAAGACGAGTCCGATATGATCCTTCCGATTGTGCTTCAGCACCTGTGCCCACCTTACGTCTCCTTCTTTGGCCTGGGAGCGGTGTCAGCTGCCGTCATGTCATCCGCAGATTCCTCCATTCTCTCGGCCAGCTCCATGTTTGCCAGGAACATCTATCAACTTGCCTTTCGACAGTCG GCCTCGGACCGTGAGATTGTCTGGGTGATGCGTCTTACTATCTTCGTTTTCGGAGCCCTCGCCACAGCCATGGCTTTGTTAACAGGAACAGTATACGGCCTGTGGTACCTGAGCTCGGACCTGGTCTATGTCATCGTCTTTCCCCAACTTCTTAGTGTCCTTTTTGTCAAAGGAACGAATACCTACGGTTCAGTGGCTGCCTACGTCTTTGGTCTTTTGCTACGAATTGGCGGAGGTGAGCCCTATTTAAAACTTCCTCCCTTCATCTATTACCCTGGATGGGTGATCCAAGAGAAGATCCACCACCTCACTGGTGATGTCGAGTATTTCGTCCAGCAGAGATTCCCCTTCAAGACAGTGTCCATGGCGGCATCGTTTTTGGCAAACGTTGCATTTTCCTACCTGACAAAGTACATATTCGAAAGTGGCACACTCTCACATAAGTACGACTTCTTAGATGCTGTGGTCTCCAAACACAGCAAGGAGATCATGGACAAGGCCACACTGGTGAGCCACGATAATATCATCCTTTCAGAGATGGCGCCCGTCAAACAAGCACTGGGTGCTTCCCTCGCGGCGACCTTTACCAACCGAGAGGTCCTAAGCAACGATGAAGTGTCGAGTCCTGAGGAGTTTCCGGATGAAAACTAG
- the LOC144030645 gene encoding claudin-14-like, whose translation MASTAIQLLGFFLSLLGFAGTLVATVLPHWRSSAYVGSNIITATAYMKGLWMECAWHSTGIYQCESYRSLLALPQDMQAARALMVLSCVTSVLAIVVSVMGMKCTYFAHGSFIKSPLVMSGGICFICAGLLSLITVSWTTNDVIIDFYYPFDGTKYEIGLAVYLGFASSCLSLSGGLVLFWSSKGERSQRRPQWQPSSPPLYINTTYPPAPPYNPPEALKGNHAPSLCSASSNGYRLHNYI comes from the exons ATGGCCAGCACTGCAATTCAGCTCCTTGGTTTCTTCCTGAGCCTGCTGGGGTTTGCGGGAACGCTGGTCGCCACCGTGCTCCCACACTGGCGCAGCTCAGCCTACGTGGGCTCAAACATCATCACGGCCACCGCCTACATGAAAGGCCTGTGGATGGAGTGCGCGTGGCACAGCACGGGCATTTACCAGTGTGAGTCGTATCGGTCTTTGCTGGCGCTGCCACAGGACATGCAG GCTGCCCGTGCGCTCATGGTGCTCTCCTGTGTCACCTCCGTCCTGGCAATTGTGGTTTCTGTCATGGGGATGAAGTGCACCTACTTTGCCCATGGCTCATTCATCAAGTCCCCCCTGGTCATGAGCGGAGGGATATGTTTTATCTGTGCCGGTTTACTCTCCTTGATCACGGTGTCCTGGACCACCAATGACGTCATTATAGATTTCTATTACCCTTTCGATGGCACGAAGTACGAGATCGGCCTGGCGGTGTATCTCGGTTTTGCGTCATCCTGCCTCAGTTTGAGCGGAGGATTAGTGTTGTTCTGGAGCAGCAAAGGTGAGCGGTCGCAGAGGCGTCCCCAATGGCAGCCTTCATCCCCGCCTCTTTACATCAACACCACCTACCCACCGGCTCCTCCATACAATCCTCCAGAGGCCCTCAAGGGCAATCACGCACCCTCACTTTGCTCCGCCTCCAGCAATGGCTACAGACTGCATAATTATATCTAA